CGGTCCCGCTGGTGGAGAACCATCCGGCCACCTCCGCCGAGGAAGTGGATCGGCTGGTCGCCGAGCTGGCCGAGCCGGCGGTGGCGGCGCCGGTCAAGCTGACCACGGATCGCGGATCGGTGACCATTCCGCCGGAGGCGATCGCCAAGGGCCTTCGGTTCAAGGCGGACAAGGCCGGCAAGCTGACCCCGAGCGTGGACATCAAGCAGCTGCGGGCCGCGCTCGGGAACAGGCTGGGCGCGGTGGAGGTGGCACCGAAGGACGCGACGATGACCATCTCCGGCGGCAAGCCGAAGGTGGTCGACGGACGTGCGGGGCAGCAGGTGGATACCAGCACGCTCGGCCGCGACCTGCTCGCCGTCCTGCCGCGCGGGGAGGACCGTACGGTCTCCGCGAAGCTCACCTCGACCGAGCCGAAGCTCACCGCGGAGAAGCTCGGCGGCCTGGGGATCAAGGAGAAGGTTTCCTCCTTCACCACCAACTTCACCGGTGGGCTGTCGTCGCCGCGCAGCCAGAACATCGTGACGATCGCCAACGACGTGAAGGGCACGGTGGTGTTGCCCGGCGAGACGTTCTCGCTCAACGGTCACACCGGCGAGCGCGGCTACGCGCAGGGCTACCGCGATGCGCCGGTCATCCTCGACGGCAAGCTGGTGCCGGGCGTGGGCGGGGGCACCTCGCAGTTCACGACCACCCTCTTCAACGCCTCGTACTACGCCGGTCTTGAGGACGTCGAGCACAAGCCGCACTCGTACTACTTCAGCCGCTACCCCGCGGTCATCGAGTCGACCATCTTCTGGCCCGACCTCGACTTCAAGTTCCGCAACAACACCGACTACGGCGTCCTGATCGACACCTCGTATACGGGCAGCTCGGTGACGGTGTCGATCTGGAGCACGAAGATCTGGGACAGCGTGAAGACGGAGTACGGCCCCCGGCGGAACATCACCTCGCCGAAGACCGTCTACCTGGAGCCGGGGCCGAGCTGCATCCCCGCCAACGGCAGCCAGGGCTTCACCCAGGACGCGTTCCGCGTCATCAAGAAGGACGGCAAGGTCGTCAAGCGCGAGAAGTTCAGCTGGACCTACAGCGCGGAGCCGCGCTTCATCTGCGCAAAGGAGCCCGCCTGACGTCCGTCGGGCACCAGGCTCGTCGCGGCCCGCCGGCCCTCGCCGGCGGGGCCGTTCCATGCCGGTGTACGCCCACCAGCGCGTCTGGCACGGGGCTTGGGCTTGGTCCTACTTGGTCAGCATTTGCAGCACGGCGTGCGGGATCTCGGGTTGTCGCGCTGATGGGCGGGGGCCCCGCCCACATGCCGCAACCTCGGCGGGTGCGTATGGAAAAGGCCCAGAAATGCGTTCAGGGCCGCCCCCACGTGGTGGGGTGGCCCTGAACGGTGGGTTGTGTCCGGCGGTGTCCTACTCTCCCACACCCTCCCGGGTGCAGTACCATCGGCGCTGGAGGGCTTAGCTTCCGGGTTCGGAATGTTTGCCGGGCGTTTCCCCTCCGCCATGACCGCCGTAACCTTATCAACATGTCAAACAACACCAACACCAACAACAGCAATCCTGTTGGGGGTGTGTTTGTTTGTTGTGAGTTGCACAGTGGACGCGAGCAGGATCTTTGTAGTCAAGTCCTCGGCCTATTAGTACCGGTCAACTGAACCCGTTACCGGGCTTACATTTCCGGCCTATCAACCCAGTCGTCTAGCTGGGGGCCTTACCCCTTGTCTCCAAGGGTGGGATACCTCATCTTGAAGCAGGCTTCCCGCTTAGATGCTTTCAGCGGTTATCCCTTCCGAACGTAGCTAACCAGCCGTGCCCCTGGCGGGACAACTGGCACACCAGAGGTTCGTCCGTCCCGGTCCTCTCGTACTAGGGACAGCCCTTCTCAAGTATCCTACGCGCACGGCGGATAGGGACCGAACTGTCTCACGACGTTCTAAACCCAGCTCGCGTACCGCTTTAATGGGCGAACAGCCCAACCCTTGGGACCTGCTACAGCCCCAGGATGCGACGAGCCGACATCGAGGTGCCAAACCATCCCGTCGATATGGACTCTTGGGGAAGATCAGCCTGTTATCCCCGGGGTACCTTTTATCCGTTGAGCGACACCGCTTCCACACGCAAGTGCCGGATCACTAGTCCCGACTTTCGTCCCTGCTCGACCCGTCAGTCTCACAGTCAAGCTCCCTTGTGTACTTGCACTCAACACCTGATTGCCAACCAGGCTGAGGGAACCTTTGGGCGCCTCCGTTACCTTTTAGGAGGCAACCGCCCCAGTTAAACTACCCACCAGACACTGTCCCTGAACCGGATAACGGTCCGAAGTTAGATACCCGAATCAACCAGAGTGGTATTTCAAGATTGCCTCCACACATACTGGCGTATGCGCTTCACCGGCTCCCACCTATCCTACACAAGCCGACTCAAATACCAATGTCAAGCTATAGTAAAGGTCCCGGGGTCTTTCCGTCCTGCCGCGCGTAACGAGCATCTTTACTCGTACTGCAATTTCGCCGGGCCTGTGGTTGAGACAGTGGGGAAGTCGTTACGCCATTCGTGCAGGTCGGAACTTACCCGACAAGGAATTTCGCTACCTTAGGATGGTTATAGTTACCACCGCCGTTTACTGGCGCTTAAGTTCTCCGCTTCGCCCCCGAAAGGACTAACAGGTCCCCTTAACGTTCCAGCACCGGGCAGGCGTCAGTCCATATACATCGAATTACTTCTTCGCATGGACCTGTGTTTTTAGTAAACAGTCGCTTCCCCCTGCTCTCTGCGGCCATACAACGCTCCACCCGCGCGGGGCTTCACGTCTCCGGCCCCCCTTCTCCCTAAGTTACGGGGGCAATTTGCCGAGTTCCTTAACCACAGTTCGCCCGATCGCCTCGGTATTCTCTACCTGACCACCTGTGTCGGTTTGGGGTACGGGCCGCTCGGAACTCGCTAGAGGCTTTTCTCGGCAGCATAGGATCACTGACTTCACCTGAATCGGCTCGGCATCACGTCTCAACCTTCATGCACCACGGATTTGCCTATGGTGCGGTCTACACGCTTACCCCGGCACAACCACCGGCCGGGCTCAGCTACCTTCCTGCGTCACCCCATCGCTTGACTACTACCCGCCAGGTTCCCACGCTCACCACCATCAACCCGAAGGCATCAGACAGCTCGGATGGTTAGCACAACGAAGTTCATCACGGGCGCTCCTTCGCGGGTACGGGAATATCAACCCGTTGTCCATCGACTACGCCTCTCGGCCTCGCCTTAGGTCCCGACTCACCCAGGGCGGATTAACCTGGCCCTGGAACCCTTGGTCATCCGGCGGAAGGGTTTCTCACCCTTCTTTCGCTACTCATGCCTGCATTCTCACTCGTGCCGCGTCCACAACTCGATCACTCGGCTGCTTCACCCCCGGCACGACGCTCCCCTACCCACCCACACACCTGGATGCCCACCCCAAAAGGCAGACACCGGGCACCGTGTGAGTGCCACAGCTTCGGCGGTGTACTTGAGCCCCGCTACATTGTCGGCGCGGAACCACTTGACCAGTGAGCTATTACGCACTCTTTAAAGGGTGGCTGCTTCTAAGCCAACCTCCTGGTTGTCTATGCGACCCCACATCCTTTTCCACTTAGCACACGCTTAGGGGCCTTAGCTGGTGATCTGGGCTGTTTCCCTCTCGACTACGAAGCTTATCCCCCGCAGTCTCACTGCCGCGCTCTCACTTACCGGCATTCGGAGTTTGGCTGATTTCGGTAAGCTTGTAGGCCCCCTAGACCATCCAGTGCTCTACCTCCGGCAAGAAACACACGACGCTGCACCTAAATGCATTTCGGGGAGAACCAGCTATCACGGAGTTTGATTGGCCTTTCACCCCTAACCACAGGTCATCCCCCAACTTTTCAACGTTGGTGGGTTCGGCCCTCCACACGGTCTTACCCGCGCTTCAGCCTGCCCATGGCTAGATCACTCCGCTTCGGGTCTAGAACATGCGACTCAAACGCCCTCTTCAGACTCGCTTTCGCTACGGCTCCCCCACACGGGTTAACCTCGCCACATGCCACTAACTCGCAGGCTCATTCTTCAAAAGGCACGCCGTCACCCCAAAAGGCTCCGACGGATTGTAGGCGAACGGTTTCAGGTACTATTTCACTCCCCTCCCGGGGTACTTTTCACCATTCCCTCACGGTACTCGTCCGCTATCGGTCACCAGGAAGTATTCAGGCTTACCAGGTGGTCCTGGCAGATTCACGGCAGATTTCAGGAGTCCGCCGCTACTCGGGAACACCCACAGAAGACCAGCTGCTTTCACCTACCGGACTATCACCGTCTACGGTCGGCCTTTCCAGACCATTCAGCTAACAACTGGCTTTATAACTCCTTCGGTGGTTGTCAGCCCACCACATGAGGTCCCACAACCCCGACCACGCAACCCCTGACAGGTATCACACGCAACCGGTTTAGCCTCAATCCGCTTTCGCTCGCCACTACTCACGGAATCACTATTTGTTTTCTCTTCCTACGGGTACTGAGATGTTTCACTTCCCCGCGTTCCCTCCACACACCCTATGAGTTCAGGTGCAGGTGACATCACATGACTGATGCCGGGTTACCCCATTCGGACACCCTGGGATCACAGCTCGGTTGACAGCTCCCCCAGGCCTATCGCGGCCTCCCACGTCCTTCATCGGCTCCTGGTGCCAAGGCATCCACCGTCCGCCCTTGACAACTTGACCACAAAGATGCTCGCGTCCACTGTGCAATTCTCAACAAACAACCAACCCACAACCCACCACCCCACACCAGCAACACCACCACACAACAGCAGCAGCAGCATCCGGTATGCGAGACCAGGCCATGCCAGACCACCGAAACCGGAACCCCACCCCCACCAAAGAGAGCAAAGCCCCGGAACCTCGGCGCCGAAGAAAACCAACCCCACACGGGTTGTTCCCTCAGGACCCAACAGGGTGCTCCACGCCCAGACCAGCCGCACCACCAGACCGTTCCCCACCACCCCCACCACAAGGAAGGGAATGGCCGTACTAGATCAACAATGGCCGTTGCCGGCACCGAACTAGCCAGTGTCTCCACCCACGAGCACCCCACCACCACACTCGGGCAGCACGGGCTCCATACCAGCCTTCACTGGATGGCGCTCCTTAGAAAGGAGGTGATCCAGCCGCACCTTCCGGTACGGCTACCTTGTTACGACTTCGTCCCAATCGCCAGCCCCACCTTCGACGGCTCCCTCCCACAAGGGGTTGGGCCACCGGCTTCGGGTGTTGCCGACTTTCGTGACGTGACGGGCGGTGTGTACAAGGCCCGGGAACGTATTCACCGCAGCGTTGCTGATCTGCGATTACTAGCGACTCCGACTTCACGGGGTCGAGTTGCAGACCCCGATCCGAACTGAGACCGGCTTTTTGGGATTCGCTCCACCTCACGGTATCGCAGCCCATTGTACCGGCCATTGTAGCATGCGTGAAGCCCTGGACATAAGGGGCATGATGACTTGACGTCATCCCCACCTTCCTCCGAGTTGACCCCGGCAGTCTTCGATGAGTCCCCGCCATAACGCGCTGGCAACATCGAACGAGGGTTGCGCTCGTTGCGGGACTTAACCCAACATCTCACGACACGAGCTGACGACAGCCATGCACCACCTGTCACCGGCCCCGAAGGACCCCACATCTCTGCGAGATTTCCGGCGATGTCAAACCCAGGTAAGGTTCTTCGCGTTGCATCGAATTAATCCGCATGCTCCGCCGCTTGTGCGGGCCCCCGTCAATTCCTTTGAGTTTTAGCCTTGCGGCCGTACTCCCCAGGCGGGGCGCTTAATGCGTTAGCTGCGGCACAGGAAACCGGAGAGGCCCCCCACACCTAGCGCCCAACGTTTACAGCGTGGACTACCAGGGTATCTAATCCTGTTCGCTCCCCACGCTTTCGCTCCTCAGCGTCAGTATCGGCCCAGAGACCCGCCTTCGCCACCGGTGTTCCTCCTGATATCTGCGCATTTCACCGCTACACCAGGAATTCCAGTCTCCCCTACCGAACTCTAGCCTGCCCGTATCGACTGCAGGCCCGCAGTTGAGCCACGGGTTTTCACAGTCGACGCGACAAGCCGCCTACGAGCTCTTTACGCCCAATAAATCCGGACAACGCTCGCGCCCTACGTCTTACCGCGGCTGCTGGCACGTAGTTGGCCGGCGCTTCTTCTGCAGGTACCGTCACTCACGCTTCGTCCCTGCTGAAAGAGGTTTACAACCCGAAGGCCGTCATCCCTCACGCGGCGTCGCTGCATCAGGCTTCCGCCCATTGTGCAATATTCCCCACTGCTGCCTCCCGTAGGAGTCTGGGCCGTGTCTCAGTCCCAGTGTGGCCGGTCGCCCTCTCAGGCCGGCTACCCGTCGTCGCCTTGGTAGGCCATCACCCCACCAACAAGCTGATAGGCCGCGAGCCCATCCCAAGCCAAAAAATCTTTCCACCACCCACCATGCGGCAGACAGTGAATATCCGGTATTAGCCCCCGTTTCCGAGGGTTATCCCAAAGCCTAGGGCAGGTTGCTCACGTGTTACTCACCCGTTCGCCGCTCGAGTACCCCAAAGGGCCTTTCCGCTCGACTTGCATGTGTTAAGCACGCCGCCAGCGTTCGTCCTGAGCCAGGATCAAACTCTCCAACAAAAACCAGAGAAAACCCCAGCAACAAAAACAATCTTGCTGCCAAACAAAAAACCAAATTTGGCACTGGCATATCAAGCACCCTGTTGAGTTCTCAAAAAACAACCACACACCATCAGAACACCCACAACCAGCAGGCACCCCTCCGGGGACCAACCACACCCACTCGCAAGCGGGCGCTTTTACTACGTTACCTTACCATCTGCGGCGAGTCAAACCGTGTGTCCCGGTCCGTCACGCTTCAGGCGGTTCGGCGTCCGCAATCCAGCGCGGCGGTATCCCGCCTCGCCTGGACCATCGGATTTGGCAGGCCGGCCGCTGCGGTCTCCCGCACGCTCGCCCGGTGCCCTGCCGGTCGTCAACCTTACCCGGTCGGCTCCGCCTCACCAAATCCGCCCCTCGGCGTCCTGGTGGAGCCCCGCCCGGCCGCGTCCATTGAGGAGTTGACCCTCCCTGAACCCGGTGCCATCCCGGATCAGGCCCACCGGGCTTTCGCCCTGTTTGCCCCGTTCCGCGCTGGCAGAGAGAAAGTTACGCGTCCACCGGATTGATCGTCAAATCCGGGGGGAGCGGTCCCCGTCACACCAGCCGCTCCGGCGACGGGCGACTCCGACGTGGACCCGACGGCGGCGGCCCGCAACTGGATCCCCGGCTCAGCGCGTACGCCGATGGGATGCCCGCCAGGCGCGGAGGCCGAGCAGGCCGACGGTCGTGCCGATGGCCAGCGATGCGACGATCAGCAGGGCATGGATCCAGAGGAAGCTGGTCGCCGGCCACTCCCCGACGGTACCGCTGGCCCACGACCTCGGGTCCTTCCAGATGGCCACCGCGAACCGGGGCCAGATCACCCAGGTCCACCCGCCGACCCCGGTGAGAAAGACCGCCCAGCCACGCGACAACACCATGGTCGGCGAGTATGCCAGCGGCATGACCGGGACGGTCGCAAGCGCGTCCGATCGGTACGGTGGAACCCATGAATCCCCCGCTCGCGCGCACCAACGCGGAGGCGCACCTCTACATGGATCTGCACCCCTGCTCATGCGGGGAGACCGCGTTTCCCCGGCAGAGTGCGGTCGTCGCGCTGGCCGACGGTGACCTGGCGAGCCGCTACACCGGCGCATGCGCGGGTTGCGGCCAGGACCGGGAGTTCGTCTTCCGGTTGCCGGCGACGATCGGTGGAACGGGCAACGGATTCCACTACGGCGGCGA
This is a stretch of genomic DNA from Micromonospora sp. WMMD1082. It encodes these proteins:
- a CDS encoding VanW family protein; the protein is MTLYGEERPPADDDRPTVQVKAVSWPVEEPVRPAPVDPQGGRKRSRRFRMLLAAGVTTAVLASVGAVAVWAYAGDVPRGTSVLGTELGGRSRTDAARELRAQLDRRAAELEAPIQVRVGERTAEINPVEVGLTVDVDATVAAAAAANAHAVDRLVGSREIEPVVSVDVPKLEAALKKLVGDQGRKMTMPAITFSGTTPKVRYPKPSLTVDPEHSAQVVREGWLSGQPVTVPLVENHPATSAEEVDRLVAELAEPAVAAPVKLTTDRGSVTIPPEAIAKGLRFKADKAGKLTPSVDIKQLRAALGNRLGAVEVAPKDATMTISGGKPKVVDGRAGQQVDTSTLGRDLLAVLPRGEDRTVSAKLTSTEPKLTAEKLGGLGIKEKVSSFTTNFTGGLSSPRSQNIVTIANDVKGTVVLPGETFSLNGHTGERGYAQGYRDAPVILDGKLVPGVGGGTSQFTTTLFNASYYAGLEDVEHKPHSYYFSRYPAVIESTIFWPDLDFKFRNNTDYGVLIDTSYTGSSVTVSIWSTKIWDSVKTEYGPRRNITSPKTVYLEPGPSCIPANGSQGFTQDAFRVIKKDGKVVKREKFSWTYSAEPRFICAKEPA